A DNA window from Polyodon spathula isolate WHYD16114869_AA chromosome 18, ASM1765450v1, whole genome shotgun sequence contains the following coding sequences:
- the LOC121330591 gene encoding somatostatin receptor type 5-like — MDVFTVPAWDVSLREINQSTVENLTHNETTQGLPVQGISAIIIPIIYSIVFVIGLGGNTLAIYVVLRYTKMKTVTNIYILNLAVADELFMLGLPFLATHNALSYWPFGSFLCRLVMTVDSINQFTSIFCLTVMSIDRYLAVVHPIKSTKWRRPRIAKMINATVWILSFIVVLPVIIFADVQESIQTCNISWPEPTSVWSTAFIIYTSVIGFFIPLLVISLCYILIVVKLKSSGLRVGSTKRRKSERKVTKMVIIIVVVFVCCWLPFYILNIINLIIILPEEPLQIGVYSFVVVVSYANSCANPILYGFLSDNFKQSFRKVLCFRKGNGIEDGETNTQRTDRVAFQELILTTKNNDFNGHMQTSQI; from the coding sequence ATGGATGTCTTTACAGTTCCTGCTTGGGATGTCAGCTTAAGAGAAATCAACCAATCTACTGTTGAGAACTTAACACACAATGAAACAACGCAAGGCCTGCCCGTACAGGGTATAAGCGCTATCATCATCCCTATAATTTATTCCATAGTGTTTGTGATCGGACTTGGCGGAAACACTTTGGCCATCTATGTGGTCCTTCGGTATACCAAAATGAAAACGGTTACTAACATTTACATTCTAAACTTAGCAGTGGCCGATGAGCTTTTTATGCTGGGATTACCTTTCCTTGCCACACACAATGCCCTATCCTATTGGCCTTTTGGATCCTTCCTCTGTAGACTTGTCATGACTGTGGATAGCATCAACCAGTTTACCAGTATCTTCTGCTTGACTGTGATGAGCATTGACCGTTATCTGGCTGTGGTACATCCCATCAAGTCCACCAAGTGGCGTCGGCCCAGAATAGCCAAGATGATCAACGCAACTGTCTGGATACTGTCCTTCATAGTTGTGCTACCAGTGATCATATTTGCTGACGTCCAAGAAAGTATACAGACTTGCAACATCAGCTGGCCGGAACCAACATCAGTTTGGTCCACTGCTTTTATAATTTACACATCAGTTATAGGGTTTTTCATACCTTTGCTGGTGATTTCCCTGTGCTACATTCTGATTGTGGTCAAACTCAAATCATCTGGTTTAAGAGTTGGGTCGACAAAGCGAAGAAAGTCTGAAAGAAAAGTCACCAAAATGGTGATCATTATCGTGGTGGTGTTCGTATGTTGCTGGCTACCTTTCTACATCCTGAATATTATTAACCTGATTATCATCTTGCCAGAAGAACCACTCCAGATCGGAGTGTATTCCTTCGTGGTGGTCGTTTCTTATGCCAATAGCTGCGCCAACCCCATCCTATATGGTTTTCTGTCTGACAATTTCAAACAAAGCTTTCGAAAAGTGCTGTGCTTTCGCAAAGGGAATGGTATTGAAGACGGTGAGACCAACACACAAAGGACAGATAGAGTAGCCTTTCAGGAATTGATTTTAACCACAAAAAACAACGACTTCAATGGCCACATGCAGACAAGTCAGATATGA